Below is a window of Gossypium hirsutum isolate 1008001.06 chromosome A12, Gossypium_hirsutum_v2.1, whole genome shotgun sequence DNA.
TTGCTTCTTGGTGGCCTTTTTGCTCAACTTACAGTCCATCAGGTATTACAGCCATGCAAGCATCCTCATCAACGTGCCACTTAATAAGATGTCCCACCGACACCAGCATCTCACACTTGAATACGTAGCCAACACGGTGAACAGAGGCAGCTATTTTTGGTCCCTAGGACTGCGTGCCTTCTACTTCTCTTTCCCCCTCTTTTTGTGGATCTTTGGACCCCTTCCTATGTTCTTTTCTTGCATGGCCCTCGTTTTCATGCTGTACTTCCTCGATGTTACCTTCCAATTTGGGTGGGCCATTGGGGCTGTGGATGACAATGGCCACAACGAAGACGAGGAAGTAGGGGTGGTTCAACTCGATCGTAATCCCTCAAATTCCTATTACCAAATATAAGCAATGGTGGCGGCGTTAATTGGTTCAATCAAAGTTGAACCGAATTTGCTTTTTAAGTAATATTGGCGTGTATTTAGGTGGTTTCTACAGGTTTAAGGGCTTTTCACATCGGAAAATGGTTGAAGGAGAGGTGTTTCGTAAAGAGGAAACTAAATTGAAAACCGAATGCTTGCTTTTCCTTCAATAAATATTCACTTTACCTTACTAAGCAATGCTTTCTAATGTTAAGAAACTTACAAAAAAAGGTATGGCGTGTAATAATATATAACTCCAAAGTTTCTGTTTAATTAAAAGGAGGACTATTATTTAACTCCAAAGATGATATAATAGTGCAGGTTTTAGTTAATACATTTTTGAGGAAGTCAATTCAAAGACAAAAGAGTTTTTGGTCTAGGAGACATTGTTTTACCAAGTTGAGTTCATTTTGTACTTTTCTAGAATTTGGTGACGTCATAGCTACCTATTTGCACATGATATTATTCTCGGTTAAATTACTTGGAAAGTCTTTATATGATAggtatattattaaataaatcaatttaatttttatattattaaaaattgttggTAATGTAAAAGAAAAGGGCAATCCCACATTGGTCATGCATAAACTTTCAAGAGGATTCATACAAAGACTTGCCTCTTTTTCTCATTAAGTAATTGGAGTTAAAGACATAATTAACATGCATGTATTATTGTTTTACCGTGGTATAAATAGAATAACGGTTTTGTTTTTTGATATGAAAAAtctcttgaaaaattaatttttccatcacaatttaatttgaactaaaaaaatgcaaaatcataaaaagtttaaaaatattaagtgaattatactatttttttaaattctattctaatttcatatttttaatagtttaaagaATTAAATCCATCCATGAAAAGCTAATTAAAGCACTTTTGAGATACATTTACATATTATTCACCTCCATTCTCTTATGAGCATTTGTAAGGACTAGTCGGTATTTTCTGAATTTAATATATCTTTGCATCAAGCTTGGATATACTCTGCTATATTCTAATGCGTTAAGCTTTGTTTtctcaaattaaaataatgaCAAAACATGTTGCTTTCCTGCAAGATTTCTGGGGTTTATCAAGAGACTGTGATACTTAAAACTTTTAAACCCATTTTGCAGTAGTGAAAGTTTAGTCATATAATAATGAAGGGAGATGAATCCTTTATATTTTATATCTAATATATGTAGTTTAGTCAAcgagaagaatatatatatgtatgctgATCTGAGCTTCCAAGAATGTTGTATATTCTATAAATTCTCCACCATGACATATCATTATACTTGTTCACAAAGCTTGTGATTAGTTTTTATATGGGCCGAatgcaaaaaataattattctctCAAAATTATGGTTGTTTAAATTGTACTAACTCATATTTTCAAGAATCGATTATAATAACAATTTGGAGAGAagaattagattaaattgaatcatgaatCAAGACCAGTtgaattgataaaattaaattttatgcttTGGGCCAAAATTCTTGACATATATCAGGGGTCAAAAGTCGACCTTAAATTCACTAATCAACCTAGACCAGcctaaatctaaaatattataaaatctaaaaatataaaatgaataaaGCCCAATACTATCCCACTAAACAATAGGcccaaacttaacataaataaaaataaataaaaagtattaCTTTATTTAAAGATGGTTATAGAtatgtttacaattttttttaaaacttttttgagtttttttttctattttttattttcaagttaaATTGTTGacacaattaaaattattttgttaaacttATGTTCTTTACAAcgtcaaatttttttattacaaaattattaaatgagtatttcttttatttaaaattgtcaTACTGGTAAATTGGCAAATCTTAACTTAGGAATTGCAATCTAATCACAGATCAATTCGCAAATCTTAGTCTTACTTGGCAAGATTCCCTACAGATTTGAAGAGCCCCTCAATTATGTGATTATGGTTCTTCAACAAGACAGCCTTTAAAGACTCTCATTAATTGTTATGttgtaatttgttttatttttcaccATAAAAAAAGGTTTAAACAAACTTCACTGCATTAATTTCTTACATTAATATTCATGTTAGGGTTTAttagaaaaagaattaaaaggttTCTTACATGTTAGCGGAGAATCTGGAGAGTAGAGGGTCAATTGGGTTGACTTATGTTGAaattaatatgaattttaaattttatttacaaataattaatctaaacttattttaaaactacttatttttatgtaaaaaattgaATCAATAGTTGGTTGAACagtcaatttaaatataaaataataaaaatttaaaattttaagatatcaTCATCTTAGAATAAATtgtattttgatataatatttttattatgtaccgTATTTCTGTATTTGGTTTGTTGATGGCTTTTCAATCTCTTTTATAACAAGGCCAAACTTATTTCAAAAGGAACCACGACCCTAACAATGCTATTTACTCGCTCTTGATGTAGTTTCTGAAATTGCATTATCATTCCTTGTATAAGCTTGCACATACGTGACGTGATTGATTTTAGTTGCGAAGGATATTTATTCATGTGTTGGTCCTGCAAACACATGTTAGTACATCCAAGTGTCGGAGTCTAAAGTAGTAATGTGTGTTGAAAAAGTAGACAGCAACCACGTAGAATCACTagttgagtttataaatttttcaaacatttattatatatatttttatactatatttAGAACTATTTATAATCTTTctctaatttttaaataagataataatgAATTTTAGAGCATTCGAACTTATATCCTCTTGCACCGACAATAATACTAACATCGATTGAACTCATATTAAATTATCTATTCCATACTGATTGTATATATTTGCTtgttttctaactttttttttttgccttatCATGTTTTAATTTTCTCCCTCACacgtatatattatatatatttttcttagataatttaacataattatttaaatgtaataaaaactaatattatattaaaaataaaaaaaatagtattacCTCACATGTGTTGCATGTGTGTCATATATAATCTAACTTATTTCAAAAGAATTATAGAATATAGtataagtaaattaaaaataataaaacatatcacTAAAAGacgaaaatagacttttagcggcatttttttggcCTTTAGCGGCACCTAAAAGTGCCGCTAGAACACCGCTataaaaaatgccgcaaaaatttACGgcgtttattttaaaaaaaagccacaaaagatcatgacttttagcggcgtttgtaggaaaagcgccgttaaaagtcatgacttttagcggcgtttgtggtggAAGCGCCACTAAAAGTCACGGCTTTTAGCGCCGTTTGTGGGGAATGTGCCGCTAAAAGTCACGACTTTTAGGGGCGCTTTtgttacaaacgccgctaattttgaCCGATTTGCAATATTcatttttcaccaatatccaacATTTCCTGcattaaatccaaccaaaaacaacaaatatagcatgaaatccaaccaaaaacagcaaatgtaacataaaaaatacaaccaaaaacaacaaatataacataaaaatacaaccaaaaacattaaatctaaatgatacttcaaattcaacgaaAGATATATGATGTAAATTAACAAATGaagtataactcaaaatattcttacaatagtattaaatgtgacaatgttaaaaatattcttacaacgagaaaacaaatgtctaagatggcggcttttgcgactgctgaaacatcttcattaTATGCTGAAGCTGTAGCTGAAGCTCATCGTA
It encodes the following:
- the LOC107929587 gene encoding uncharacterized protein isoform X1; translation: MSMEKQYLDCLLVPMGILLMVAYHLWLLYRILKHPTKTVIGINAINRRFWVQAMMEDGSKGVLAVQSLRNNIMASTLLASTAIMLSSLIAILMTGGSSASDRSFWFVFGDKSDLVYSIKFFSILVCFLVAFLLNLQSIRYYSHASILINVPLNKMSHRHQHLTLEYVANTVNRGSYFWSLGLRAFYFSFPLFLWIFGPLPMFFSCMALVFMLYFLDVTFQFGWAIGAVDDNGHNEDEEVGVVQLDRNPSNSYYQI
- the LOC107929587 gene encoding uncharacterized protein isoform X2, translated to MSMEKQYLDCLLVPMGILLMVAYHLWLLYRILKHPTKTVIGINAINRRFWVQAMMEDGSKGVLAVQSLRNNIMASTLLASTAIMLSSLIAILMTGGSSASDRSFWYYSHASILINVPLNKMSHRHQHLTLEYVANTVNRGSYFWSLGLRAFYFSFPLFLWIFGPLPMFFSCMALVFMLYFLDVTFQFGWAIGAVDDNGHNEDEEVGVVQLDRNPSNSYYQI